A window of Ipomoea triloba cultivar NCNSP0323 chromosome 2, ASM357664v1 contains these coding sequences:
- the LOC116010248 gene encoding uncharacterized protein LOC116010248, producing the protein MGFMATISHSSPLLHLQTHTSIVNSSPFSFQNIHILHRKIRFISCPALNKPNNAAAAADTLRIIFAAGGTGGHIYPAVAIADELKAINPSMQALFVGMPGGMESATVPAAGYSFAPVPASPLARPFFSPYNLFILPFLLINSLLKCFQLLQVFKPQIVVGTGGFVSFPICLAAALGGVKLVIQEQNAAPGIANRVLSLFADKIFLAFDSSIECFWQKKKCVVCGNPVRSSLKRNVPKEVARQHFFPDLEGKGKVVLVLGGSLGANTINVKLLNLYSNVLDERKDLFLIWQTGVEAFHEIQSLVNTHPQLVLTPFLHVMDLAYAAADLIISRSGAMTCYEILATGKPCILIPSPNVAEGHQLKNACLMAKLAGARVITENELDSFALRSATEEILGDESLMADMSERALKAAKLDASAEISKHILSLVNFSAISCESS; encoded by the exons ATGGGGTTTATGGCCACCATTTCCCATTCTTCGCCTCTCTTACACCTTCAAACCCATACCTCTATTGTCAACTCATCACCCTTCTCCttccaaaacatccatatacTACACAG GAAAATCAGGTTTATTAGCTGTCCGGCGCTGAATAAGCCCAACAATGCCGCTGCCGCTGCCGACACTCTGAGAATCATATTCGCCGCCGGTGGCACGGGGGGCCACATATACCCAGCGGTGGCTATAGCAGATGAGCTGAAAGCCATAAACCCCAGTATGCAAGCCCTCTTTGTGGGAATGCCCGGTGGAATGGAAAGCGCCACCGTGCCGGCTGCCGGCTACTCCTTTGCGCCCGTCCCAGCCTCCCCCTTGGCCCGACCCTTCTTCTCTCCCTACAATCTCTTTATTCTCCCTTTCCTTTTAATCAACTCTCTCCTAAAATGTTTCCAATTGCTCCAAGTATTCAAACCCCAGATCGTCGTCGGCACCGGCGGCTTTGTTTCATTCCCCATTTGCCTCGCCGCCGCGCTTGGAGGCGTAAAACTTGTAATCCAAGAGCAAAACGCAGCACCCGGGATCGCAAATCGTGTGCTTTCCCTCTTTgctgataaaatatttttagcatTCGATTCGAGTATTGAGTGTTTTTGGCAGAAGAAAAAGTGTGTAGTTTGTGGCAATCCAGTAAGATCTTCATTGAAAAGAAATGTCCCAAAAGAGGTGGCAAGACAACATTTTTTCCCAGATTTGGAAGGAAAAGGGAAAGTAGTGTTAGTTCTGGGAGGATCTTTGGGTGCCAATACAATCAATGTTAagcttttgaatttgtattctAATGTGTTGGATGAGAGGAAGGATTTGTTTCTCATTTGGCAGACTGGTGTGGAAGCTTTCCATGAAATTCAAAGTCTTGTAAACACCCATCCTCAACTAGTCCTTACTCC GTTCTTGCACGTTATGGATTTGGCATATGCAGCTGCAGACCTTATCATTTCAAGGTCTGGGGCAATGACTTGCTATGAGATTTTGGCTACTGGGAAACCTTGTATTTTG ATACCATCACCAAATGTTGCAGAAGGGCACCAGCTCAAAAATGCTTGTTTAATGGCCAAGCTAGCTGGTGCAAGGGTTATTACAGAAAATGAACTTGATTCATTTGCTCTAAGAAGTGCTACTGAAGAAATTTTAG GGGATGAGAGTTTGATGGCAGATATGTCTGAGAGAGCTTTAAAGGCTGCAAAGCTGGATGCATCTGCTGAAATCTCTAAACATATTCTCTCTCTTGTCAACTTCTCAGCAATCAGTTGTGAAAGCAGCTAA
- the LOC116010868 gene encoding protein FAR1-RELATED SEQUENCE 5-like, whose product MGHEPTYVVTDQDASLRVAVPRVFTSARHRFCMWHIMTKVGDKVRAVLANDQPFRRDLNAIVWDECITIEQFESKWIQLMEVHGLGAIDTQRHKQAKLDVACEGYLPVVKTPLPIERYAASIYTITIFYDVQAEIVVGCFECRVFSVSMDGDVKRVEVEGANGVVCVVVFHMSETTASCSCRMFERVGLLCRHIFLVFKDAHVDSIPDCYIVSRWTRDAYKRPIYDIDGVHDEFAFRGNSRKGAMKEVWNDFYSCVALAGDNSDRVSELSRILRELKLSFVGADSTLGSSVGKSGVIRFFGGVLASSEIVVQPPTVAKNKGSWKRYKISKELAMEKAAQFTRECATCHKCNGHDSRNCPLNPKSKSNVQAKLKAKAKSKAKA is encoded by the exons ATGGGCCACGAGCCGACATACGTTGTCACCGATCAAGACGCATCTTTACGTGTAGCTGTGCCAAGGGTTTTCACATCTGCACGACATCGATTTTGTATGTGGCATATTATGACGAAGGTTGGTGACAAGGTTCGGGCAGTGCTTGCCAATGATCAGCCTTTCCGTAGGGATCTTAATGCTATTGTGTGGGATGAGTGTATAACGATTGAGCAGTTTGAGTCTAAATGGATTCAACTTATGGAGGTGCATGGCCTTG GTGCGATTGATACTCAAAGGCATAAGCAGGCTAAGCTCGATGTTGCATGTGAGGGGTATTTGCCCGTGGTTAAGACGCCTTTGCCTATTGAGCGTTATGCTGCTTCTATTTATACCATTACTATTTTCTATGACGTACAAGCAGAGATTGTTGTTGGTTGCTTTGAGTGCCGTGTTTTCTCAGTTTCGATGGATGGTGATGTAAAACGCGTTGAAGTAGAGGGGGCAAATGGTGTTGTGTGTGTTGTTGTCTTTCATATGTCGGAAACTACTGCTTCTTGTTCTTGTCGGATGTTTGAGCGTGTTGGGTTGCTTTGTAGgcatatttttcttgttttcaagGATGCTCATGTGGACTCCATTCCGGACTGCTACATTGTCTCTCGGTGGACACGTGATGCGTACAAACGTCCGATTTATGATATAGATGGTGTGCACGATGAGTTTGCTTTCCGTGGGAACTCCAGAAAGGGCGCCATGAAGGAGGTTTGGAATGACTTTTATAGTTGCGTTGCACTTGCTGGGGATAATTCGGATCGTGTATCGGAGTTGTCTCGTATTTTGAGGGAGTTGAAACTGTCATTTGTGGGTGCGGACAGTACTTTGGGTTCATCGGTGGGTAAGTCTGGGGTTATTCGTTTCTTTGGTGGTGTGCTTGCGTCTTCAGAGATTGTTGTCCAACCTCCTACTGTTGCTAAGAATAAGGGATCTTGGAAGCggtacaaaatttcaaaagAGCTTGCTATGGAGAAAGCTGCGCAGTTTACTCGCGAGTGCGCTACATGTCATAAATGCAATGGCCATGACAGCCGTAACTGCCCATTAAATCCTAAATCTAAGTCAAATGTCCAAGCAAAGTTGAAGGCGAAGGCAAAGTCCAAGGCCAAGGCGTAG
- the LOC116010249 gene encoding uncharacterized protein LOC116010249 has translation MPVVVSDSSRVAAEHNHSRYRSQPIAEADPNPHLISSSRSKSTISALLLAPFSPTSPTHDPPITLTPKKKNFTTFRGLGCTASSQVSVPAVIRSSADWDSSRRVKKKKKLRSKKKALDVGGNNVNNPPADVWCGPGIGFATDAASVSRRTASRRGKVDGDTVRPRERSACTLRRMVIPEDNPFLDSDTASGMTRSRMDVLGSRHHRYSRCGFPEGLAEVVMLQSRLMEGGSEGPDRYRDWRLDVDHMSYEELLELGDRIGYVSTGLKEDEIDRYVRKTKLPLSAKLSSHFLAETERKCSVCQEEYESDDEMGKLVCGHFYHIHCIKQWLLHKNACPICKSTASRV, from the exons ATGCCTGTGGTGGTTTCAGACAGCTCCAGAGTGGCAGCAGAGCATAACCATAGCAGATACAGAAGCCAACCCATTGCAGAAGCAGATCCAAATCCTCATCTTATCTCTTCCAGCCGCTCCAAATCCACCATTTCTGCGCTTCTTCTTGCACCCTTCTCCCCCACAAGCCCCACCCATGACCCGCCTATCACCCTTACCCCCAAAAAGAAGAACTTTACAACGTTCAGAGGACTGGGCTGCACTGCCTCGTCTCAAGTGTCGGTGCCCGCCGTGATTCGCTCCTCGGCGGACTGGGACTCCAGCCGGagagtgaagaagaagaagaagctaaggAGCAAGAAGAAGGCCCTCGATGTTGGCGGTAACAACGTTAATAATCCTCCGGCTGATGTTTGGTGTGGTCCTGGAATTGGGTTCGCCACTGACGCTGCCTCTGTTTCTAGAAGGACTGCGTCTAGGAGAGGGAAGGTCGACGGTGATACTGTCAGACCCCGTGAG AGATCTGCATGTACTCTGAGGAGAATGGTGATCCCTGAAGACAACCCTTTTCTTGATTCCGACACTGCCTCAGGAATGACAAGGTCCCGAATGGATGTTTTGGGATCTAGGCATCATCGTTATTCTCGATGTGGTTTCCCTGAAGGGCTTGCAGAG GTTGTAATGCTGCAAAGCCGTTTAATGGAAGGAGGATCAGAAGGGCCTGATCGATACCGGGATTGGAGGCTTGATGTTGATCACATGTCATACGAG GAACTGCTGGAACTTGGTGATAGAATTGGATATGTAAGCACTGGATTGAAAGAAGATGAGATTGATCGATATGTGCGAAAAACTAAGCTGCCCCTCTCAGCCAAATTGTCATCACATTTCCTAGCAGAAACGGAAAGAAAGTGCAGTGTTTGTCAG GAGGAATATGAAAGCGATGATGAGATGGGCAAGCTGGTCTGCGGACACTTCTACCACATTCATTGCATAAAACAGTGGCTTCTGCACAAAAATGCCTGCCCAATTTGTAAATCCACAGCCAGCCGTGTCTAA